A window of Fusarium verticillioides 7600 chromosome 10, whole genome shotgun sequence contains these coding sequences:
- a CDS encoding gentisate 1,2-dioxygenase yields the protein MGNYTSTVALGASDGDSPEMKQYLSELPSKNLEPLWSQMSMMVPPTPNPTAKPHMWTYREALPHLETAAKLVPEEKAERRVLMLVNPSLQSPYTTDTIYGGLQIVNPGETAPAHRHLAFAARFIIDGEGFTAVEGKKMPLIRGDVVITPIWHWHDHGNESDKPVVWLDMLNLPLFRFAPVHFAEGYSDPRYPSEHCDPCEFRFPWAPVEKELNADKNDHSIYHYKLSNGKPLSTFLGVQAERLNPGATVESQESQSYLYHCYEGKGRTELVTPTGETMTFRWEARDTFAVPSWCKVKHINESTTEQAYLVACHDGPFLECLGVQRRK from the exons ATGGGGAATTATACTAGCACAGTGGCTTTGGGCGCCTCGGATGGCGACTCGCCGGAGATGAAGCAGTATCTCAGCGAACTACCATCAAAGAACCTGGAGCCTCTCTGGTCACAAATGAGCATGATGGTGCCGCCGACGCCAAACCCCACAGCGAAACCTCACATGTGGACATACAGAGAGGCCTTGCCTCATTTGGAGACAGCGGCCAAGTTGGTGCCTGAAGAGAAGGCTGAGCGACGAGTCTTGATGCTAGTAAACCCTAGCTTGC AATCACCATACACAACAGATACTATTTATGGAGGTCTTCAGATCGTCAATCCTGGAGAGACAGCGCCAGCACATAGACATCTTGCCTTCGCAGCTcgcttcatcatcgatggtGAAGGGTTCACGGCGGttgagggcaagaagatgccCCTCATCAGAGGCGATGTTGTCATCACACCGATCTGGCACTGGCATGACCATGGCAACGAGAGTGATAAGCCAGTCGTCTGGCTGGATATGTTGAACCTACCTCTGTTCCGTTTTGCTCCAGTTCACTTTGCTGAGGGCTACTCCGACCCACGCTATCCCAGCGA GCATTGCGACCCTTGCGAATTCCGTTTCCCATGGGCTCCTGTTGAGAAAGAACTCAACGCTGACAAGAACGACCACTCCATATATCACTATAAGCTCTCAAATGGAAAGCCTTTATCGACATTCCTCGGCGTTCAGGCCGAGAGACTGAACCCTGGTGCCACGGTGGAGTCACAGGAAAGCCAGTCTTATCTTTATCACTGCTACGAAGGAAAGGGTCGCACTGAGCTTGTGACGCCGACGGGGGAGACGATGACATTTAGGTGGGAGGCACGCGATACGTTTGCTGTACCCTCATGGTGCAAGGTTAAGCATATTAATGAGTCTACCACGGAGCAAGCATACCTGGTGGCTTGTCACGACGGTCCATTCCTTGAATGCTTGGGTGTTCAACGAAGAAAGTAG
- a CDS encoding 5-carboxymethyl-2-hydroxymuconate isomerase, translating to MSSTTWNRLIRFVDDNGNETFGDPVIENDKDFSEKLAKNDLWAVEYKGQSPVAQLTKGDKVHVKAVKELLRPADVPIIRCIGLNYIKHIKEGGRTPPPYPSLFIKPSTSIAGFNEDVPIPKIAQDGTIDYEGELGIVIGKSGKNITKEDALSYVAGYVVSNDVSARAWQRDPKKAGGVPQWCFSKGFDKFAPIGPLLVSPAVVGNASKLHLTTTVNGEVRQSEGTNDLLFGVEEIVSFISQGTTLEAGTVVLTGTPCGVAMGMKVPKYLNDGDVVEVSITELGSVKNKMVFE from the exons ATGTCCTCAACAACTTGGAACCGCCTCATCCGCTTTGTCGATGACAACGGAAACGAGACCTTTGGAGACCCTGTCATTGAGAATGATAAGGACTTCTCTGAGAAGTTAGCCAAGAATGACCTATGGGCTGTTGAGTACAAGGGTCAGAGCCCTGTGGCGCAACTCACCAAGGGTGACAAGGTACATGTTAAGGCTGTAAAGGAGCTGCTGCGGCCGGCTGATGTGCCTATCATCCGATGCATTGGCCTTAACTACATCAAGCACA TCAAGGAAGGTGGCCGAACACCGCCGCCTTATCCCTCATTGTTCATCAAGCCCTCTACTTCCATTGCTGGCTTCAATGAGGATGTCCCCATTCCTAAGATCGCCCAAGATGGCACAATAGACTACGAGGGAGAGCTG GGCATCGTGATTGGCAAGTCTGGCAagaacatcaccaaagaagatgctctCTCTTACGTAGCAGGCTACGTTGTCTCCAACGATGTCTCCGCTCGAGCATGGCAACGAGaccccaagaaggctggtgGTGTTCCCCAATGGTGCTTCAGCAAGGGCTTCGACAAGTTCGCACCCATCGGAcctcttctcgtctctccAGCTGTCGTTGGTAACGCTTCAAAGTTGCACTTGACAACAACTGTCAACGGCGAGGTAAGACAAAGCGAGGGTACGAATGATCTCCTTTTCGGGGTTGAGGAGATCGTCAGCTTCATTAGCCAGGGAACAACGCTTGAGGCCGGAACTGTTGTTCTCACAGGAACACCTTGTGGTGTCGCCATGGGAATGAAGGTGCCTAAGTATCTTAATGACGGTGATGTTGTGGAGGTTAGCATCACCGAGTTGGGAAgcgtcaagaacaagatggtCTTCGAGTAA